Proteins from one Xenorhabdus griffiniae genomic window:
- a CDS encoding TIGR03752 family integrating conjugative element protein, which yields MEVKSNALVKILVPVVLLIGGVIGIKSCRSTESAAPGTTANHVLATLSPEELQALGVGGDTPEDTLRTLVGALNKVRAEQKRLSQQNTDILKENNQLKQQRLDVVGQIDAAVAAIRRDDEQRQRTLQDEQQGLLAQVDLLTEQLSSTPLSVPESQSALGNPYTANRVSGQEEFIWVTPADEKPVDPQNGADGKPAAKFPTTFLSEQPATGQNTPPIPLPKEENQKPVYTLPENATLAGSQAMTALLGRVPVNGTVTDPYPFKILIGKDNLTANGIELPEVEGAVVSGSASGDWTLSCVRGQVNSITFVFQDGTVRTLPGKGQNPQGIGWLSDENGIPCISGERKSNASTYLPTLFALSAMNSAGDALNESQRTAQTHGTGGITSALTGNAGQAALGKAISGGMKEMGEWLKQRYSQTFDAVYVPPGAGVVVHITQSLAMDYETKGRKVHYGVSEPAQYDTTQEALD from the coding sequence ATGGAAGTTAAGTCTAATGCGTTGGTGAAAATACTGGTGCCGGTGGTATTGCTTATCGGCGGGGTTATTGGCATCAAAAGCTGCCGTTCAACGGAAAGTGCCGCGCCCGGTACGACGGCGAATCATGTGCTGGCTACGCTGTCACCGGAAGAGTTGCAGGCGCTGGGTGTCGGGGGCGATACGCCGGAAGATACCCTGCGTACCCTGGTAGGTGCCCTCAATAAAGTGCGGGCAGAGCAGAAACGTTTAAGCCAGCAGAATACCGATATTTTAAAAGAAAATAACCAGTTAAAGCAGCAGCGCCTTGATGTTGTCGGCCAAATCGATGCGGCGGTTGCGGCTATTCGTCGGGACGATGAACAGCGTCAGCGCACGTTGCAGGATGAGCAGCAGGGATTACTGGCACAGGTTGATTTGCTGACGGAACAGTTAAGTTCAACCCCTTTATCTGTGCCGGAAAGCCAAAGCGCATTAGGCAATCCGTATACCGCCAACCGGGTCAGTGGGCAGGAGGAATTTATCTGGGTGACACCGGCCGATGAAAAACCGGTTGATCCCCAAAACGGGGCTGACGGCAAACCCGCCGCTAAATTCCCGACCACTTTTTTAAGTGAACAACCGGCAACGGGGCAAAATACCCCACCGATCCCTTTGCCGAAGGAAGAAAACCAAAAACCGGTCTATACCCTGCCGGAAAATGCCACGCTGGCAGGCAGTCAGGCGATGACTGCGTTGCTCGGTCGGGTGCCGGTCAATGGCACCGTGACCGACCCTTACCCGTTCAAGATCCTGATTGGTAAAGATAACCTGACCGCCAACGGTATCGAACTGCCGGAAGTGGAAGGGGCCGTGGTGTCCGGCTCGGCCAGTGGCGACTGGACACTGTCTTGCGTACGGGGACAGGTCAATTCCATCACGTTTGTGTTTCAGGATGGCACCGTGCGTACCCTGCCGGGCAAAGGGCAAAACCCGCAGGGTATCGGCTGGTTGTCGGATGAAAACGGCATTCCCTGTATCAGCGGTGAGCGTAAATCCAATGCCAGCACCTATCTGCCAACGTTGTTTGCCCTCTCGGCCATGAATTCAGCCGGGGACGCCTTGAACGAAAGTCAGCGCACCGCCCAAACCCACGGCACCGGCGGCATCACATCCGCGTTAACCGGCAATGCCGGACAGGCGGCATTAGGCAAAGCGATATCCGGGGGGATGAAGGAGATGGGCGAATGGCTCAAACAACGTTACAGCCAGACGTTTGATGCGGTTTACGTCCCGCCCGGTGCCGGCGTTGTGGTGCATATCACCCAAAGTCTGGCGATGGATTACGAAACGAAAGGCCGTAAGGTGCACTACGGCGTGAGTGAACCTGCTCAATATGATACGACTCAGGAAGCCTTAGATTAA
- a CDS encoding conjugative transfer ATPase — MEIPKPLHRPGQLREADEAAIYRANPSIIDYLPWVEYLEDGQCLLLDDGVSVGAVYRIEPVATEGRPLERLVEIRDQLEDAIQDSLDEDDISPWVVQFFCQDDDDPTSYLNTLRDYVKPWAQGTTFTNAFLAESERHLTSIARPDGIFQDSLITGQPWRGQQRQTRMVIYRWLPAYKSKTHHQTESSVAALNQICERLVSSLVGAGMVAVRQNGGQIHSWLLRHFNPAPDWGMAKADFYRTVSYETATSSDLPVNNDFAESLWFTPPVSDPDNGIWWFDGLPHKAIPVERLRRPPEPGTLTGEVKRGDNINALMDMMPEGTVVSLTIVAQAQDTLEADFTRLAKNAVGENTESARVRQDVQEVKALLGRRHKLYRSALIFLVRGNDITDLNQRAHQLSSTLLTAGLQPVRPEFSVSPLNAYLRALPMGFNPQKDKQHWYSRLTWVQHLAGLLPVTGRSTGTGHPGFSFFNRGGAPLTFDPMNKQDRTQNAHLLLFGPTGAGKSATLCASLVQLMAIHRPRLFIVEAGNSFGLLADYYASLGLTVNKIGIKPGCGVSLALFADAHQLLQLSPQQLRINEADIPDTEEGQDEGDEQRDILGEMEIAARLMITGGEKKEEERLTRSDRGLIREAIMMAAHTSHAEGRQMVASDLQNALYAIARNHRQDEHGQPLITAHRRARADEMAGAMSMFTQGFEGELFNRPGTPWPEVDVTLIDLGTLARENYSAQMALAMVSLINTVNNLAERDQYQDRELQLVIDEGHITTTNPLLSPYMTKVVKMWRKLGAWLWLATQNLADYPDTAEKMLNMAEWWLCLTMPPDEVEQIARFKKLNEEQKAVLLSTSKLPRCYTEGVVLAKKIEALFRVVPPSLYLALGMTEKEEKAERRALMREHQCSELEAAVLVARKMDVARGLKLT, encoded by the coding sequence ATGGAAATCCCCAAACCGCTGCACCGCCCCGGCCAACTGCGTGAAGCCGATGAAGCCGCGATTTACCGGGCCAACCCTTCCATTATCGATTATCTGCCCTGGGTGGAATATCTGGAAGACGGTCAATGCCTGTTGCTGGATGATGGTGTCTCTGTCGGGGCGGTCTATCGCATCGAACCGGTGGCGACCGAAGGGCGTCCGCTTGAACGATTGGTTGAAATCCGGGATCAGCTGGAAGATGCGATCCAGGACAGTCTGGACGAGGACGATATTTCGCCGTGGGTGGTGCAATTTTTTTGTCAGGACGACGATGATCCGACCAGCTATCTCAATACATTACGGGATTACGTCAAACCGTGGGCACAGGGTACGACTTTTACGAATGCCTTTCTGGCCGAGTCCGAACGCCACCTGACAAGCATTGCCCGGCCTGACGGGATATTTCAGGATAGCTTAATCACCGGGCAACCGTGGCGGGGGCAGCAGCGCCAGACGCGCATGGTAATCTACCGCTGGTTGCCTGCTTATAAATCGAAGACTCACCACCAAACGGAATCATCAGTAGCGGCACTTAATCAGATCTGCGAGCGACTGGTCTCCTCATTGGTGGGCGCGGGTATGGTGGCTGTTCGGCAAAATGGCGGGCAGATCCACAGCTGGTTGCTGCGTCATTTTAATCCGGCCCCGGATTGGGGCATGGCAAAAGCCGATTTTTATCGTACCGTAAGTTACGAAACAGCCACATCATCGGATCTTCCCGTCAATAATGACTTTGCCGAAAGCCTGTGGTTTACCCCGCCGGTGTCTGATCCTGACAATGGCATCTGGTGGTTTGATGGCCTGCCACATAAGGCCATTCCAGTTGAACGTTTGCGCCGCCCGCCAGAGCCGGGCACGCTGACGGGGGAAGTGAAACGGGGGGATAATATCAATGCCCTGATGGATATGATGCCGGAAGGCACCGTAGTTTCTTTGACCATTGTGGCACAGGCACAGGATACGCTGGAAGCGGATTTTACCCGGCTGGCAAAAAATGCGGTGGGGGAAAATACCGAATCGGCGCGTGTCCGGCAGGATGTGCAGGAAGTCAAAGCCTTACTGGGACGACGCCATAAACTGTACCGCAGCGCGCTGATCTTTCTGGTGCGGGGCAACGATATCACTGACCTGAACCAGCGGGCGCACCAGTTATCATCAACGTTACTGACCGCCGGATTACAGCCGGTGCGACCGGAATTCAGTGTGTCCCCGTTGAATGCCTATCTGCGCGCTTTGCCGATGGGGTTTAACCCGCAGAAAGATAAGCAACACTGGTACAGCCGCCTGACTTGGGTGCAGCATCTGGCCGGACTCTTGCCGGTGACCGGCCGTTCAACCGGCACCGGGCACCCGGGGTTCAGCTTCTTTAATCGCGGTGGCGCGCCGCTGACTTTTGATCCGATGAATAAACAGGATCGCACCCAGAATGCGCACTTATTGTTGTTTGGCCCAACCGGTGCAGGTAAATCCGCCACGTTGTGTGCCTCTCTGGTGCAACTGATGGCTATCCACCGACCGCGCTTGTTTATTGTCGAAGCGGGGAACAGCTTTGGTTTACTGGCCGATTACTACGCTAGCCTGGGGCTGACGGTCAATAAAATCGGTATCAAGCCCGGTTGTGGGGTGAGTCTGGCGCTGTTTGCCGATGCCCATCAACTATTGCAACTCAGCCCCCAACAATTGCGCATTAATGAAGCCGATATTCCGGATACAGAGGAAGGGCAAGATGAAGGCGATGAACAGCGCGATATTCTGGGCGAGATGGAAATCGCGGCCCGGCTGATGATCACCGGCGGTGAGAAAAAAGAGGAAGAGCGTTTAACCCGTTCCGACCGGGGTTTGATCCGCGAAGCCATTATGATGGCGGCCCACACCAGCCATGCTGAGGGACGCCAGATGGTGGCCTCAGACTTACAGAATGCCCTCTATGCTATCGCCCGCAATCACCGGCAGGACGAGCATGGCCAGCCGTTAATCACCGCGCACCGTCGGGCACGGGCGGATGAAATGGCCGGTGCCATGTCGATGTTTACCCAGGGTTTTGAAGGGGAGCTGTTTAACCGTCCCGGCACCCCGTGGCCGGAAGTGGATGTCACCCTGATTGATTTGGGCACACTGGCACGGGAAAACTACTCAGCGCAGATGGCACTGGCGATGGTCTCACTGATTAATACCGTCAATAACCTGGCCGAACGCGATCAGTATCAGGACAGGGAACTGCAACTGGTGATTGATGAAGGGCATATCACTACCACCAACCCGCTGCTGTCGCCCTATATGACCAAAGTGGTGAAAATGTGGCGTAAACTGGGGGCCTGGCTGTGGCTGGCGACGCAAAACCTCGCCGATTACCCGGATACGGCTGAGAAAATGCTGAATATGGCCGAATGGTGGCTGTGCCTGACCATGCCCCCGGATGAAGTCGAACAAATCGCACGCTTCAAAAAACTTAACGAAGAACAGAAAGCTGTCTTGCTCTCCACCAGTAAACTCCCTCGCTGTTATACCGAAGGCGTGGTGCTGGCGAAAAAAATCGAAGCCCTGTTCCGGGTCGTGCCCC
- a CDS encoding TIGR03751 family conjugal transfer lipoprotein, translated as MRKINAVVVLCLSGLMAGCSTSKDTLLPAGEQTVLAMWQGNKAGHSAIPARQTLRRALTPAERSRALNEPDSYSRSAAQEISQQFPRLPNPDMVMYVFPHLAAGNTPIPGYSTVFPFYQQVQYALPGERTEAL; from the coding sequence ATGCGAAAAATAAACGCGGTTGTCGTGTTGTGTCTGTCAGGGCTGATGGCCGGTTGTTCAACCTCGAAAGACACGTTGCTTCCGGCCGGAGAACAGACGGTGCTGGCGATGTGGCAGGGAAACAAAGCAGGTCATAGTGCAATCCCAGCAAGGCAAACCTTGCGCCGGGCGTTAACCCCAGCCGAACGGAGTCGGGCACTGAATGAGCCTGACAGCTACAGCCGTTCGGCGGCGCAGGAGATCAGCCAGCAATTTCCCCGTCTCCCCAACCCCGATATGGTGATGTATGTGTTTCCGCATCTGGCGGCCGGCAATACGCCGATACCGGGCTACAGCACCGTATTCCCGTTTTATCAGCAAGTACAATACGCCCTGCCGGGTGAACGCACGGAGGCCCTGTGA